Proteins encoded by one window of Cannabis sativa cultivar Pink pepper isolate KNU-18-1 chromosome 4, ASM2916894v1, whole genome shotgun sequence:
- the LOC115714185 gene encoding dynein light chain 1, cytoplasmic, producing MERSAEEELERRSKFLHSLIQKKKAEEHHEQNQNLNVRVRASDMPFPLQSQAFRCARDHLDSMASGKLDSKRLALALKKEFDSSYGPAWHCIVGTSFGSYVTHSLGGFLYFSIDKVYVLLFKTAVEPLEQ from the exons ATGGAGAGATCAGCTGAGGAGGAGTTAGAGAGAAGAAGCAAGTTCCTACATAGCTTGATTCAGAAGAAAAAAGCAGAGGAGCACCATGAACAGAATCAAAACCTTAATGTTCGTGTCAGAGCTTCAGATATGCCTTTTCCTTTGCAGAGTCAAGCCTTTCGATGTGCTCGTGACCATCTCGATTCCATGGCTTCCGGCAAGCTCGACAGTAAACGTCTCGCTCTCGCACTTAAAAAG GAATTTGACTCATCCTATGGCCCTGCTTGGCACTGCATTGTAGGAACAAGCTTCGGTTCTTATGTCACGCATTCGCTCGGGGGATTCTTGTATTTTTCGATCGATAAGGTTTACGTCCTTCTTTTCAAAACTGCAGTTGAGCCTTTGGAGCAATAG